CGCACAAAGCGTGCAGATCGGCCAGACTTAATCCGCACCATGGCGCGCGCAGAACAGCCAGCCAGGCCACCCGATCGCCAGGATGGAGTAACGCACGCGTCAGAGCAAGTAAATCCTGCGCGACCGACCGATCGGCCAAAGCATCGATTTCCTGGGCGCGAAACGGCAACCCGGCTTCCCGAAACGCTGTGAGAATCTGGCTGAGATGGGTGCGCGCACGCACCAGCACCGCAACGGTTCCCTCCGGATCGGCGCGGCGCGCCTGGCGCACCAGGTCCACAACCTGCAAGGCCTCGGCGCGGTCATCCCGCCCCGCCATAGGATGACAGGTCACGGCCGGCCCATCCAGAACATCCCGCGCCGCCACCGAAGCAGCATAGGTCACGCTGCCCAGTGCTTCATCCTCACGAGGGGGGAACAACTCCGGGAAAACCCGGTTGACCCAATCGACGACCCCCGCCTGGGACCGGAAATTCGTACTCAGGTACAGAGCTTCGAGTCGCAACTGATGGATGCCGTGATGCCGTGCCTGCAGATAAAGTCCGACTTCGGCCTCCCGAAAACGATAAATGGACTGCATGGGATCCCCGACCAGAAACAGACTGCGCCCGTCACCCTGTTGCCATCCGGCGGTCAGTTTTTTCAGCAACAGGAACTGTCCCCAGGAGGTATCCTGAAACTCGTCCACCAGGATATGGCGAATTCGGCTATCGAGATGCAGCAGCAGATCGGTGGGAGCATCAACCTCGCCAAGGGCCCTGCCGGCGGCCAGCGCCACCTCGACAAAGTCGCACTGCCCCTGTTCCTTGAATACCAGCCACAACTCGGCGACGGCCCTCGGCAGCAGGGTGGTCAGGGCCTCGAGAACCTGCCATTGGTCCGGCTCATAAACCACGGGCGGCAGCGAGCGGACCTCGGCAAAAAGCTCCAGTACGCCTTCATCGGCGGCAAGCGTTTCCAATAAGCGCGCCATCTCCTTTTTCATGGAGGCCGCCGGTTCCTGTTTGCCGGGAGGAAAACCGCAATTTTTATCCAGCCGCTTGCGCACCGTACCGCTGCGAGTCAGCACTAATTCAGCAAGACCGCGCCAGATCGGCAGGGCATCGGCCGATGCCGCTGGAAAACCGTCCAGACCGGACAGAACATGGATGCCGTTTTCGATCCCCAGGGCCTGTACGTTGGAACCGGCAAAACATCCCAGATGCACCATGGCATCCTTCTGCTCAGGATCCAGCAGGCCATACAGTCGATCCAGCACGCCTTCTACCAGACAGCGCAAGCCCCCTTCAAAAATCTGCCGCCGCTGTTCGGGCTGCTGCCCGTAGATATGCCGTAACCATTGATCGCGCCGGGCCAGCATACCGACCAGCAGTTCGCATAGCCGCTCCATGCGGTTGTCGAGGTGACTCAGAAGCAAGCAGGCCGCTTCCCCATAGTTGTCAGGGCCCTCGGCAAGCTTCAGCACCCTTTCAGCGGCCTGTCGGTAGAGCTCCCTGGCATCCTCAACAATCGCGGCCTGGGCACCGAAGCGGGATAACCAGGGCATGCGCCGCACCAGAGATGCGCAAAAGCTGTCGATGGTCTGCACCGCCAGGCGCACGGGATTCTCAAGCAGGCGCCAATCATGGCGCGCATCGTTTTCCAACACCGCCCTGGCCAGGCGCCAGGTCGTACGGGCATGCTCCGCCTGTGGTTCCGGTTGACGGGCCGCTTCAAGCGCCCGAACCAGGCGATCGCGCATTTCGCCGGCGGCTTTGCGTGTAAAGGTAATGGCCAGCACCTCTTCAGGCTGTTGCACGCCACCCAGCAAAGCCAGAATGCGTTGGATGAGCAATTCGGTTTTACCACTGCCTGCAGGAGCTTGCACGATAAAGGACCGGGCAGGATCGAGCGCCTGTCTGCGCGCATCGTGATCGGGGGGCTGTGTCATACGCAGTTTCATGGCAAAACCTCGTCCTCGGCAAAATCATCCCTTTCGGAAATACGACACAGCGGTTGCAAATCACAGCGATCGCAGGCCTTTTGAGAATTGATGGGATCGACAATGGCCTGACCGTCGCAAAAATCCCTGCCGAGCTGCTGCAGGGTCCGGCGCCAGAAAAGCAGCAGATCCTCCCAGGTTGCAATATCCGTTTCCGCTTCGAGCTGCCGATGTCCGTCGGTTGCGGCAATCCCCGGAATCAGGTCATCGTCCCTTCCGATACCGATAAAACCGCTATCGCCGCGGCGAACCTTGGCAAAGGCCACGGCAGAGAGATCGGAGCCGGTGCGACCAAGGGTATAAAGCGGCAATTGCGGCTCCACGGGACGCGCTCCAAGCCAGTCACGGACAGAAGCCAGTCCGGTTTTATAATCGATAATGACCTGGGAACCGTCGGCGAGTCGGTCGATGCGGTCGATCCGCGTCTGCAACGTCAAAGGGCCGAATTTCTCCCGATGCCAGGCCTCAAGCGTATCGACGGTAAAGGTAGGGCGCTTCGCCTCGATAGCAAGCCACTCTCCAAGCAAAGCCAGCAGGCGCGAACTTTCCAGATGTTTCTGACTTTTGGAAAACGGCACGCGACGTTCCGCTTCAAGTTCCTCCAAAGCCTGATCGATATACTTAACCAGCAACTGTTGCAAGGCAGCTGAATCCAATGCCGTCAAGCTTTGCCAATTGCCGATATCCTTCCAGAACCATTCCAGAACGCGATGCACCAGGGATCCCCTGTCCAGGCCGTCAAATCCGAGACTGGCCGTAGCCAGTGCCCGCGCACCCAATCGATGTCGGGCGAAAGCGCGAAAGGGACACAGCGCCTGATCTTTGAGAATCCCGGTTCCGCCGGAAATCCTGGAGCCGGCCTCTATAGGTGGCCCGCTGCTGTCCGCAATCTGTTCGAGTCTCCCCGCGACAGCCTGAATCAACGCTGCCGGTTGCCGGCTTTCGGCCAATACGGGCACGATCGGCGGCAGCTGGTGAATCAGGGGGCTTGGCTGACGTTCGCGACCGTCCAGACCTTCGGGCCAACTGACCACCAGCTGCGGTGCCGCATTCAGCAGACGCTGAGCAACTTTGTGCGCAAAATCGAGTTCGCGGGCGGCATCGGCATGGGGCATTTCAAGACGTCTCTGTAATGCGACCGGAATAAAGGGATGAGGACGTGCCGGGGCCGGGAACACGTCCTCATGGGCACCCAGCACCCACAGGGCATCAAACTGCATGCCAGCCGCTTCCAATGCCCCCAGAACCTGCACACGTCCTTCCGATCCTTCCGGTTGGAACACGGCATCGGCGGCCAGGCGCCGCAGTAAACGCAATGCTTCGCCACGTTTCATCGGGGCACTGACCGCATCGAGGCAGGCCATGCCGGCCAGAAGCTCCTTCCAGGCCGTAAAAACCTGATATTCACGACTGTTGAAAGGGCGATCTTTAGACCATTGGCAGGTTTCGAGAAGTGTGGCGAAATGCCGGGCCCAGGCGCCGGGCAATCGCGGTTGGGCATCTTTCAACAAGCTGTCGATCATTTCCAGCTGACGGGAAAAAAGGTCGCAACAACCCAGCTTTTTTTTGAATCCCCGCCGGGCATGGACCATTGCCTGTTTCAGCGGCAACTGCCCCATGCGTAAATTGCGCAACTCCCGATCCAAAACGGCCCTGGCATGCTGCTCGGAAAGATGTCCCCACACAAACGGCGAGCGCAGTAAATAACTGAGGCTGTCCAGCGAAACGGTTCGCCCCAGCGATAAAAGCTCAAACGCGGTGGTAACCATCCCCTCATTCAGCAACGGAGTTCCCAGAGACAGATTGAAAGCTTTTTCAGCGTCTGCGCCGGGTAGCAGCGCTCCCGGCGAGAGTTCTTCCCGGAAAATCCTCTGCAACCGGCTCTGATAGGCGGTCATATCCAAAACCACAACACCGATGCGCTCAGCCTTGCCTTCCAGCAAATGCCGCACCCAGCGAGCACAACAACGCACCTCTTGTTCGACGTCGGCATAAGCGACGCGGCCACCGACCTGGTCCTGGCAGGCAGGAGGGAGCCACCGCCTAACAGCCGTACCACGCTCCTGCATGATCTGACATAATCCCTCGATCACCGGCGGCAAATCGTCAAAACCGGCCAGCCAGACTTCAGACGGCAACAGCAGTTGCCCCCCTTGCAACGCCTCTAAAACCCGTCCAGGCAGAAGCGCCGGATCGTTCCAGCCTCCCGCCCTGCACAACTCCCGCCAGCGCCGTCGCCAGCGCAAAAACGTCCGGTGATCCTCACCGGCCTGCTCCGAATCAAAATCAACGCCGTACTCACTCAACAACTGATGTGCCCTGGCAGCTTCCCTGGCAGCTTCGGGAACCCGCAAAAGACCGGCGCCCATTGCGCTCAAATCATCTTCGATGGCCCGTTCCCAGAGCCTTAGCGCTTGCAGCGGCTCAAGAGTTTTGCCGTCAAGGCCCAAACGCTCAGCCATCTGTCGCTGCCAGCCGCCGCAGGCATATACAGCCGGAGAAATCCATGCGCTGCAGCCCTTATTTTGTTGCTGTCGGTCATAAGCCTGTCGCAGATAACGGGCCAGGCGTTTATTGACCGTAAGGACCATGGCCCCTTGTTCGAGACGTGCAAGCAATGCATCCAAAGCTACATGATCTATTTGCATGATGTTATGTTTCCAAACTTAAAAAACGCTCTCCAGCACAGATATGCCGCTACGGCACCCAAACTGTTGGCAACCATATCGGCGAATTGGGCAACACGGTAGCCGCTCAAAGCCTGAGCCCCTTCAAGGATCCCCCCATAAACGATAGCGACTCCCAGGGCCCGACGCCAGGCACGTAAAGCTCCCCATAAGGGAGCCAGGGCCCATCCGCCCAAAAGGGTAAAGATTGCATAGGCGAAAGCATGCTGCGCTTTATCCCAGGACAGCACTTCATGAATAATTTTCGGGGGCGCAGAGACCAGAGAAAGCACGAGGATGATCAAAGCAAAAGCGACAAACAGTATGAGCCGCAAATTTACCGAAATCTGAATCATAAAAAAACCTTCAAGAGATAGTGATTGAACAACCGGTGACAGAACGAGGAGTCGATCTTACTCCATAAATACCAGCCTCCCGATGACCGATCTACGGTATCCTATTTTTCTTTAAAAAAAAAGCTGTAAGGAACGTTGCTAATTATCGCTATCACCCCTTGCAAAACCTGTGATATTTGCTTGCATGTAATGAGTTAGGCTGGTGACTCACAACCCATTACGGGAGGAACAAACCATGAATGGAATAAATCAGGCATTGAAAGTCGTCGTTATTGTATTGCTGGGAGTTCTCGTTATTCCCTTGAACAGCGATGCCGACAGGATGCGTGGCGGGTCCGGATACCATATGATGGGCTCGGGCATGATGTCCCAACTTACGGCCGAGGAGCAAAAAACCGTCAACGATCTGGTCCAGAAATATCACGGCCCCATGATGGAGCTCAAGAAACAACTGTTTGCCAAACGCGCCGAGCTTAACGCCGTGATGGCGCAGGAAAAATTCGATGCTAAAAAGGCTCGTTCCCTGAGCAAGGAGATCTCCGCGCTGCAATCCAAATTCATGGATCAACATGCCGAGATGTTTATCGAAATGCGCGAAAAAGGTGTTTCCTACTATGGCACCTGCATGTCGGGCGGTAGAATGGGACACGGTATGATGATGAATGATGGCATGATGGGCCGGGGTATGATGATGGATGGTCGTATGATGGACTCAGATATGATGAACCAGAACAGGATGCAGCCAGAACAGGAATAAACTCAGTCATCAACTCTCCGCACAACGAACGGTTGTCATAAACCGCCAGGCGGCATGTCGAATCATCTGACATGCCGCTTTTCTATCCCCTTCCTCTCTATCAATTTGCAAAAAAATGGCCGCTGTTCAACGGCCTCCAATACCGAGCTCCGAACAATGGCCACAATTTTTTTCAATTCCATGCATTTTCTCCGTAAGCCGGACAAATACGCAGGGCCCTTACTGCTCCTCTGACTATTACAACTTCACGCGGCGAAGCCTGAGGGCGTTGCTGACCACCGATACGGAGCTGAAACTCATGGCCGCAGCGGCAATCATGGGACTAAGCAACAAATCGAATACCGGATAGAGCACCCCCGCAGCGATGGGCACGCCGAGGGCGTTATAGCAAAAAGCGAAAAACAGGTTCTGCCGGATATTACGCATGGTTGCCAGGCTCAATGAGCGGGCGCGGACGATACCGCGCAGGTCGCCCTTGACCAAAGTCACATCGGCGCTTTCCATGGCCACGTCGGTACCGGTACCCATGGCGATGCCGACCTGGGCCTGTGCCAGAGCCGGAGCATCGTTGATACCGTCACCGGCCATGGCGACGAAACGTCCGTCTTCCTGCAATTCCTTGACTTTTAGCGCCTTGTCCTGAGGCAGCACCTCTGCCCGAACCTCATCAATATTCAATCGATCCGCTACCGCTTTGGCCGTGGTGAGATTATCCCCGGTAAGCATAACGATACGGATGCCGCTTTGATGCAACTGCCTGATGGCTTGGGGCGTTGTTTCTTTAATGGGATCGGCTACCGCCAGTAAACCGGCAGGCTGGCCGTTTACCGCTATGAACATCGCAGTCTGACCTTCTTTTCGCAAAGTTTCTGCCTTGCTCAAAAGGTTTTCCGCATCGATGTTCCTTTCCTTCAGCAGTGCCTGCGTGCCCAAAACCACCTCTTTCCCATCGACCCGACCGATCACCCCTTTACCGGTAAGGGATTCGAAGTCGTCAGCCTTGGTCAATTCAACCTTCCGGTCCTGCGCACCTTGTACGATGGCCTCCGCCAGAGGATGCTCGCTGCCACGCTCAAGGCTCGCCGCCAGGCGCAACAGCTCATCATCCTCCATGCCGGTGGCCTCCACGGCAACCAGTTTGGGTTTGCCTTCGGTAAGAGTGCCGGTCTTGTCCACCACCAGGGTATCAACCTTACGCAGGTGTTCGATGGCCTCGGCGTTCTTGAACAGCACGCCGAGAGTCGCTCCCTTACCGGTTGCCACCATGATCGACATGGGAGTAGCCAACCCGAGGGCACAGGGGCAGGCGATGATAAGCACCGCCACGGCATTGATCAGTGCATGGGCCATGCGCGGCTCGGGGCCGGCCAGGGACCATACAACGAAAGTGATCAAGGCCACCGCCACCACCGTCGGCACGAAATAACCGGCCACCATATCGGCCAGTTTTTGGATGGGGGCGCGGCTGCGCTGCGCTTCGGCAACCATCTGCACAATCTGGCTTAACAGGGTATCGGCCCCAACTCTTTCGGCCTTCATGATAATAGAGCCGGTCTGATTCACTGTCGCTCCCGTGACCGGTTCTCCGGGCTGCTTGCCCACCGGCAGGGGCTCGCCACTGATCATGGACTCGTCTATGCTACTGGTGCCTTCGAGGACCACACCGTCGACAGGTACTTTTTCGCCAGGACGTACTCGCAACCGATCCCCGACTTCGACCGCTTCCAGGGGTACATCCTCTTCATTGCCGTCATCGTCAATGCGGCGTGCGGTCTTGGCCGCCAGACCTAACAATGCTCGGATCGCCTTACCGGTCTGACTGCGGGCACGCGACTCCATAACCTGTCCCATCAATACAAGGGTGGTTATGACGGCAGCCGCTTCAAAGTACACGGCCACCTCCCCTTCCGGTCCACGAAAGGAGATGGGAAAAAACTCCGGCCAAAGCGTGGCCACAATGCTGTAAAGATAGGCCACTCCGACGCCCAGCCCGATAAGGGTGAACATATTCATGCTGCGATTCACCAGCGACTGCCAGTAACGCACCAGGATCGGCCATCCGCACCACAACACTACCGGCGTGGCCAGAGCTAATTCAATCCAGTTCCGGGTATATGGATCGGCCAGGTTTTTAATCCAGCCACCGATCC
This DNA window, taken from Syntrophotalea carbinolica DSM 2380, encodes the following:
- a CDS encoding UvrD-helicase domain-containing protein, whose amino-acid sequence is MKLRMTQPPDHDARRQALDPARSFIVQAPAGSGKTELLIQRILALLGGVQQPEEVLAITFTRKAAGEMRDRLVRALEAARQPEPQAEHARTTWRLARAVLENDARHDWRLLENPVRLAVQTIDSFCASLVRRMPWLSRFGAQAAIVEDARELYRQAAERVLKLAEGPDNYGEAACLLLSHLDNRMERLCELLVGMLARRDQWLRHIYGQQPEQRRQIFEGGLRCLVEGVLDRLYGLLDPEQKDAMVHLGCFAGSNVQALGIENGIHVLSGLDGFPAASADALPIWRGLAELVLTRSGTVRKRLDKNCGFPPGKQEPAASMKKEMARLLETLAADEGVLELFAEVRSLPPVVYEPDQWQVLEALTTLLPRAVAELWLVFKEQGQCDFVEVALAAGRALGEVDAPTDLLLHLDSRIRHILVDEFQDTSWGQFLLLKKLTAGWQQGDGRSLFLVGDPMQSIYRFREAEVGLYLQARHHGIHQLRLEALYLSTNFRSQAGVVDWVNRVFPELFPPREDEALGSVTYAASVAARDVLDGPAVTCHPMAGRDDRAEALQVVDLVRQARRADPEGTVAVLVRARTHLSQILTAFREAGLPFRAQEIDALADRSVAQDLLALTRALLHPGDRVAWLAVLRAPWCGLSLADLHALCGETPDATLPELLRQPQRLMRMSADGRMRVERCLGVLNQSLSQRGRVSLRMLVEGAWLALGGPGCLDDAGLVDAEALFGLLDQLDYGGDMLPMEGLADKLSKLFAAPDPAADDTLQVMTIHKAKGLEFDTVILPGLGRRPRTEDAPLMRWLELPETGLLLAPLAPLDGQSRDPIYDAIGRVEKQKCDLEIARVLYVAATRAKKRLHLLGYARPSRDGEFRPSGGSFLEKLWPAVGDRFDGLNPELTDSSDAPKTVRQMRLLGSDWVLPALPSTSAQSSMEVLSPSSTAHHSQGTTLMPETEDGRHIGTLVHACLERIANEGLEHWSIGRVEKERPTLCHRLGRMGVAVDRCMQAADRIVEAVSNTLNSDRGRWILGKHEKSACELSLSGVLDGRIIHAEIDRTFVDKEGVRWVVDYKTGDSKGMADDVFFEQQAHIYKGQLELYARLFQALEPGCHVRTALYFPILDGWFTL
- a CDS encoding PD-(D/E)XK nuclease family protein, translating into MQIDHVALDALLARLEQGAMVLTVNKRLARYLRQAYDRQQQNKGCSAWISPAVYACGGWQRQMAERLGLDGKTLEPLQALRLWERAIEDDLSAMGAGLLRVPEAAREAARAHQLLSEYGVDFDSEQAGEDHRTFLRWRRRWRELCRAGGWNDPALLPGRVLEALQGGQLLLPSEVWLAGFDDLPPVIEGLCQIMQERGTAVRRWLPPACQDQVGGRVAYADVEQEVRCCARWVRHLLEGKAERIGVVVLDMTAYQSRLQRIFREELSPGALLPGADAEKAFNLSLGTPLLNEGMVTTAFELLSLGRTVSLDSLSYLLRSPFVWGHLSEQHARAVLDRELRNLRMGQLPLKQAMVHARRGFKKKLGCCDLFSRQLEMIDSLLKDAQPRLPGAWARHFATLLETCQWSKDRPFNSREYQVFTAWKELLAGMACLDAVSAPMKRGEALRLLRRLAADAVFQPEGSEGRVQVLGALEAAGMQFDALWVLGAHEDVFPAPARPHPFIPVALQRRLEMPHADAARELDFAHKVAQRLLNAAPQLVVSWPEGLDGRERQPSPLIHQLPPIVPVLAESRQPAALIQAVAGRLEQIADSSGPPIEAGSRISGGTGILKDQALCPFRAFARHRLGARALATASLGFDGLDRGSLVHRVLEWFWKDIGNWQSLTALDSAALQQLLVKYIDQALEELEAERRVPFSKSQKHLESSRLLALLGEWLAIEAKRPTFTVDTLEAWHREKFGPLTLQTRIDRIDRLADGSQVIIDYKTGLASVRDWLGARPVEPQLPLYTLGRTGSDLSAVAFAKVRRGDSGFIGIGRDDDLIPGIAATDGHRQLEAETDIATWEDLLLFWRRTLQQLGRDFCDGQAIVDPINSQKACDRCDLQPLCRISERDDFAEDEVLP
- a CDS encoding VanZ family protein: MIQISVNLRLILFVAFALIILVLSLVSAPPKIIHEVLSWDKAQHAFAYAIFTLLGGWALAPLWGALRAWRRALGVAIVYGGILEGAQALSGYRVAQFADMVANSLGAVAAYLCWRAFFKFGNITSCK
- a CDS encoding periplasmic heavy metal sensor, with the protein product MNGINQALKVVVIVLLGVLVIPLNSDADRMRGGSGYHMMGSGMMSQLTAEEQKTVNDLVQKYHGPMMELKKQLFAKRAELNAVMAQEKFDAKKARSLSKEISALQSKFMDQHAEMFIEMREKGVSYYGTCMSGGRMGHGMMMNDGMMGRGMMMDGRMMDSDMMNQNRMQPEQE
- a CDS encoding heavy metal translocating P-type ATPase, whose translation is MKDPVCGMDVIPEKAAGKTEHQGKDYYFCSVKCLEKFKQDPEEYLDKARKEKRKAASKDDRREYTCPMHPEVEQIGPGSCPKCGMDLEPKVISLEEEEDTSELKGWVRRFWVAAVLSLPVLLLAMGELIPGIGGWIKNLADPYTRNWIELALATPVVLWCGWPILVRYWQSLVNRSMNMFTLIGLGVGVAYLYSIVATLWPEFFPISFRGPEGEVAVYFEAAAVITTLVLMGQVMESRARSQTGKAIRALLGLAAKTARRIDDDGNEEDVPLEAVEVGDRLRVRPGEKVPVDGVVLEGTSSIDESMISGEPLPVGKQPGEPVTGATVNQTGSIIMKAERVGADTLLSQIVQMVAEAQRSRAPIQKLADMVAGYFVPTVVAVALITFVVWSLAGPEPRMAHALINAVAVLIIACPCALGLATPMSIMVATGKGATLGVLFKNAEAIEHLRKVDTLVVDKTGTLTEGKPKLVAVEATGMEDDELLRLAASLERGSEHPLAEAIVQGAQDRKVELTKADDFESLTGKGVIGRVDGKEVVLGTQALLKERNIDAENLLSKAETLRKEGQTAMFIAVNGQPAGLLAVADPIKETTPQAIRQLHQSGIRIVMLTGDNLTTAKAVADRLNIDEVRAEVLPQDKALKVKELQEDGRFVAMAGDGINDAPALAQAQVGIAMGTGTDVAMESADVTLVKGDLRGIVRARSLSLATMRNIRQNLFFAFCYNALGVPIAAGVLYPVFDLLLSPMIAAAAMSFSSVSVVSNALRLRRVKL